From bacterium, the proteins below share one genomic window:
- the rpsI gene encoding 30S ribosomal protein S9, with translation MADFFNATGRRKESVARVRVVVPGQGKQTVNGRPLDAYFGRRNLIIEVRQPLEYVDMMDSVDVHATVTGGGIAGQAGAVRLGIARALLGKDDELKKTLRSTGCLTRDPRMKERKKYGQPGARKRFQFSKR, from the coding sequence ATGGCAGATTTCTTCAACGCGACGGGCCGCCGCAAGGAGTCGGTGGCGCGCGTGCGCGTCGTCGTGCCCGGCCAAGGCAAGCAGACCGTCAACGGTCGTCCGCTGGACGCCTACTTCGGCCGCCGCAACCTCATCATCGAGGTGCGCCAGCCGCTGGAGTACGTGGACATGATGGACTCCGTGGACGTGCACGCCACGGTGACCGGCGGCGGCATCGCCGGCCAGGCCGGCGCCGTGCGCCTGGGCATCGCCCGGGCGCTGTTGGGCAAGGATGACGAGCTGAAGAAGACGCTGCGTTCGACCGGTTGCCTGACCCGCGATCCGCGCATGAAGGAGCGGAAGAAGTACGGTCAGCCCGGCGCCCGCAAGCGCTTCCAGTTCTCCAAGCGTTAG